The sequence tgaTTGATTCCTTAAGCTACCTagatctaaaaatattttcattgaagtACCTATAAACACCATTATACTTCCATCTAGTTAAGTCACGCAAATTTGAGCCCATCTTCAATTCAGTTACTTACCAGTTTATTCTTTAACTTTAAGACAAGATCCACCGTTTCTACTTCAGTATGCTTCTGACTCCAGAAAACCAAGTtctagaagaataaaaattaagcaCTGTAATATTTATGGCAACatataacattttcaaaagtcgTATTAATTTACACCTACTGTTCAGAATGGGTCtgtcttctcctcttccttatTCTCATGCCATTTACTAAACTCATTTTACTCAAACACTGTCTCTACTGGGAACTACAACATCTGCTTTACTTGCATGTTTGCCCAGGACTCAGCATAACAGGAGACCAGCACACActcacaaaacaaagaaacaaataaaaaccaacccatGCCAAACAGGCTTAGTTTCAAAACTAGCACCTACAATGCAAAGTGAAGTGAATGTCACCAAATCAGACCTGCCGGCACCatgaattattaaaaagttGCCCGGCAGCACTTCTTGTTTCTAGGGCATTAAAGGAGAACACGTTGTTGATAAGTAGCAAAATATACCCGTTAAgtgaattttcttctggaagttctgttcctccccctccccaccctttACTAGTTACCTATTAAAGACATTTGCTCCTGTACAAAAAGACGTGAACACTTGGATCTAAAGAAAAGACTAATAAGGAGCAGAATCAGTAAATAAGTTTgtgacatttccttttctttgctatAAGTTAACATCAAATACAGCCAGATAGATTCTAGGTGATATAACCGACCTAGCTACTGCCCTGCAAACTGTTCGAATAGAGCAGCCCAAATAATCTATTTTGGCTGCTACAATGTAATGTTTGGGAATTGACAAGGCCAGGGATAAAAATCAATGGCTTTTTGAAAATAACCAGcacaatttttgtttgtttaaagctGTGGTGTTgactttcttttgttcttcccaTTCCCTCTTTAGCTGCACAATCTCTTCTCCTCTCACAGTACCTTCCTTTATCAGTTGTTCCAACTTAAATTACACACTGTGTATTACACTGTATTATGTATTACACTTCAGCTTCTTGAGTAAAGAACGGATCTTACAACGTAAGATCATTTATGTGGCATTTTGTTTTATGTCAATAAACAGATTTCACTTCTCAGCTTCCAACTACTATGGATCAGTTGTAGGCTTATTTACTATCCCTATCTAATTAGTTGTCAGTTTTCTATGGTGCCCACCTTCAAAGCTACAAAACATATCACAACTAAAAACATGTTGTCAAATGAAATGCCAAGGAAGGAACCTGAATGAAATAACAGGATCAAATAGGAGGAAAAACCTTTTTGtgtctgtatttgtatttaaaatacacaacAAAAAATTACTGAAGATACATTTTACAAACAGCACAGCAGTTGTTATAAAAAAAGTGACCAGTATTTCATATTGTTCTCTTTTGCTCTAGTTCTAGCTTGTACTTGGTTAACAAAATCATGTTTTGCTAGATCTGACTTAAAATTGACATTATGTTCAACCAATGAAAACAGCAGGAGTAAAACTGACCTGAAGGagaatatgtttttattataaTGTGATAAATGTAATCATAAGCCCACAAGTTTCTAACCTCATTACAGAGGGCTTCTAAATGAAGGGCCTCCAACTTCTGTGTCATTTCTTTCTGCCGGCTCCTAAACCAACCGTCGAAGTTTGGTGATTTCAAAAAATGCCTGgtaaaacacagaagcaaaatacattttatattttaatcacAATTTTGGTAACACTGTTTTCTATGTCATCAAATGTAACGTAATTATGTTTGAGATTGAGGAAGATATTAGgaccctttttttgtttgctttcagaaaaataatctggagTATAACAGGTGCTTCTATTCATCAAGACAAGGATTGAGAAACAACGTAAAGAAAAAGGTGCCTGAAAGACAATAAAGATGAGGaatcttttcaggaaaagagcGAGGCTCAGTCTGAAATATCctcatttttatctttgtgtTTGATTGGAAAGATGAATCAAGCTAGAACCAGAACTAAAACCACAAATAATACTGGAATACACAGACCTGCAGTGTTAGTAGCACCTTATGAAAACCAGTAACAGGTTACAGAGAAATGTAAATGAGTAAAGTATACTAAGCACTACCAATTCCTATTAAAGCATATATTCTACAAGTAAGTCTTACTCAAATCAATACTGATAATCAAGTTTGTTCAGGGAAAGAGTGTTTATACTACTGATTTGTCTTCatttatataatttaatttttatgctgATGAAAGAAATGACCTGTAAAGTCCTATCCAGTCCCCTTTTAAACCTGATGTGAGCTGTGGTCCTGCTTTTTCCAGTGTCTTCATGAAGTCATCTTGGCTAAACTGCCTCAGCTGTGGTGGActctgtggaaggaaaaaaataatcattagcATCCATAAGTGTTTTCTCTAATCACCAATTTCCAGCTCATTTGAATTATATTTCCTTACCTTCCATGGTGATATGCATTTTTGCAAAGGCATTAGACTTGCCACATAACGTTcctagggaaaggaaaaagaaaggttgtTTGCATCACCAGTACTGAAGATACACAATCCACGTGTATGTTTACTTATCACTTGTGACCACAGTATATTCTCTTCTAAGTACTGGTACAGGGTGGGGTCATGCATATTTACCACATGAGAGCACAAGAAGGAGCTTATCTAATACCATTTGTATTTCCCAACTACAGAGCATTATGCCAGCTAGACTCAAGAAGGACAAGAGGGAAAGGACAGGAAGCAAACGTGTACATGGAATATATATATCCTGAACTCCAGCCACCTGTAAATCATCCTTCTCTCTTTTGCTGACAGGTACCCTCATATCACAGGCAATTCCAAACAGCAATCCCACTTTCTATTAAGTGTCTGGAAGTGTTTTACCAAGCCCCTCATACAAAAGTTTATGCCTGTACTTGTAAAGCAAGGTTTGATATTTAGCTATATATTCAAATTGGCCTTGTTCTGAGCAGTGGGGTTGGATCAGGTGCCCTAGTTAACCTACATTCATCTCTGGTTTTATGATCTAGTGAAGAGTTCTGTGCATGCTATTTTTCCCCAAAGGTACTGAAGTGTTCGAAATAGCCATCCATACTAAATTTAATTtgcccattttttttctgaaacagcaaTAATAATGAGGAAAACTGAGACCAGGtaagagaaagcaaattctgTAGCTCCCGCTACATCGTGTTTGCCATTAACATTTCCAGACAGGAAATGAGACAGAGATAAAGCTGACTTTCATAATAATCTTTTTTACCAGTTCTAATCCTGCAAATACTGCAGTAATCTGAAGAAACAGTTGCCTTGCAGCCATCAAACAACTGCCCAAGGAGGTTTGACTGTTCAGATTTCTCTCCTGCAGGTAATCCAATGGCAAAAAAATCTCTATAAAATcaacaaacaaaataagaaaaccaaaacaaaccccgAATTGTTTACTTCTGGAGATAGACATTGTTCTTTCAAAGTCAGATagaacacagacaaaaatgGAGTTGCAAAGATAAGTAAGTCTGTGAAGAAGTAAGAGAAGTAAACTGATTGCCTGGAGGACAAGTAATGAAGTGCTCTGTCTGGACAAGCAGATGAAAGGAACCGAGATGTGCTAGATAGTTTCAAGCATAAATCAGTGGGTGCACAAATATAactagaaaagggaaaagttcTCTAAACTTTAATGACTGCATGGAAAAGCACTACCATTAGAagacagaataaatatttaagggaaaaaataagccAGTCTAATTTACCAGGTGAACTGTTTGATCTTTCATTTATCAATAGAAAGCTTACCTTCTAGTATCCCCTCTGCTATCATAGCAAATAGGAATTTGCTGCAAGAGTATACGCTTACAGAGCTCTTCTCATTACAAAGTACTTTTCAATTCTACCTTTCCACTATTGACATTTCTCAAAGTCAAGGACAACACTCTTctacttaataaaataaaaaattcagcaGTGGATACGGGTTCCAATTTCCCTCTTACTCCAtgttaaaaaacacacacagttTTGCTTTGCATAAATGCTACACAATATATCACAAGCAAACATCCAAAAACACTTTCTAGCCACATATACAAAGAAGCATTCCTTCTTGAGATCTGAACCTTTTGTCTAGATatataaatgtttcatttctgacaTTAAGCTATGGCCTTCATAATTTTTATACCAAGTATGGTAATTAAAGAATTGTAAGTCTGCAAAGTCAAGAGACCCCAGGGGTACGCTGCTAATTACTGGACAGTTCCTGGACTTATTCAGTGAGGGTAATGCCAAAACTCCGTATTACATTTGTAAAACCCCATTAGTTTAAGAACTCACTAATGGAATAATGAAACTTTCTGTCAATTCCAAAAAATAGCGCCGAAGAATCACACTCTGTGCTTCCGTAGGACGTTTCTGTTGTACtcccttaaaaaacaaaaggaattaaattttACAATAAGTCTGTGACCCCAAAATACGTAAGtagttgtgttttggtttgtttttttttaaagaatatttattgCAGTGTTTCTGTATTCATTTGTCGTGAGCACCCCTTACCCTgaaccaggaaagaaaaacaacagcatgAAGTCTTTTTGCATGGATATTCACCCCTTCAATTgctctttttttactttcatgtaaagaaatgcaaggaaatAAAGATTTCTGTAAATAAAGTTTGGAAGCTCTGGTTCTCACACACCTCACGTGTGAGATTTCTAGACCAAAGAGACTAGAGGGAGATGGCAGAGGGTGGAAAACCCAGAACACATGAACTGATCAGTCACTTCAGTTCTCTATATTATTAAGCTAACTTCTTGAGCTCTACCGTTCATGTTGTTATGGACACTGCTGACAAGGTTGTGCATCTATCCAGTTATGAACTGGGGCAAAGGAATCAGAACCCAGTTTCATTTCAGTTACATAGTGCTCAGCCTTAAATGAAAACACCGTATGAGAGTACCCAGAATGGTTTCCATTCAGAAGAGACTTGCGGTATTACCTTTTGTAACTGTTTAacaatttcttcatctttgttcAAGTATGGCTTGTAAGAGGTATAAacacctaaagaaaaaaagcagcatataGCCAAAGGAAACATGGGGTATGCTTTTCACAATTTAAATGCTGCTAATTTAACTCCGAAGCAACTTATTACCAGGTTTGGAGTCCAAAGTTTTTAGGTTCTTCAGTTTTTTCACTTTCAcctgctttggaacttcacctGCCAAAACATTTAAAGCCACCTTACTTGAAACCTCCATCTCTATTTCTAGATACTACACTTGATGTGCTATACATTGCATAGAAGACTATCTAATATTGTAAGAAGCATTAGGAACACCGACAAGCATCCAAGTATATATCCAGAGACATCCAGTAAACATGAATAACACCATACAGGCTTTTCGTTTTATATGAGAGTGCcccattgaaaacaaaaaaaccccaacaaaaccgAACAAGAAAGCCTAAAGGGATGACCTTCCCAATCAAAGCagccaaagaaaaatactattagCAGTGAATGACTGTTTCGTTAATTACAAATGTTATTCCATCTTCCTTCGTTGCTCTTAGGGTAAATGCTTTCAGGAACGAATCTTTAGTACCTCAGCCAAACTAAAAATTGTATACAAGAAATTAAAGCGGTAGCCATGGATTAAGTGttgtaagaaaattaattcagtctCCTTTTCCATAGGCCAAACtgaggcttttttgtttgtttttttcacatatCCTTCTCCAGCCAAACACCCTAAACCCTGTTAACAGCCTTGCAGCCTCAGCAGCAACTTCCTGGTTTAGATACAGTTGGACGCTCAACTTCAGAAAAGATAATGGTATGAATTGCTATTGAACCTGCAGAgtggagaggaaaggggaaaagacaCCACCACCTTCTCCCTCTTACCCCcacaaaaaatttaaaaaccccacaagctttctctttcctgaagaaatgaaatttaaattcttaaagGCAGGTCAGGCAGATACATCTCTAGAACTTCCTGGGTAAGTATTTCACACAGCTGCACCAAACCTTTAGAATTCCATGCAAATCTGTATCTCAAATTTGAAAGCAACCTGTGTATATGCCTTTGCAGAGGTTTAACAGTTTAAGAttctcttttccaaaacttAACTATGCAACAGCTAGGTAACTCCTTCCCAAATCCCACAGCTATTCTGAAGCATGAACAGGtatgatattttaaagtaaagcaAAATCTTAATTCATTTGGTGTATTCAGGAATGGAATGTaacttattttagaaaaatcaattttatgGTGTATTATCCCAACTGGGTATTTATGCATTCCCACTGTCAGAACAAACAGCTACATTTAGGAATTTCATACAGCAATTAAGAGTACTGCAGTATGTTATTACAGGCGAGCAATTGACATGTCATCCAAAGATCACATTAAAATTCTCCTCAATCACGTAAGGAAATCATCCAACTTGAACAATTCAGTAATTACTGGAACGCTGCCAGATGAGAATTATATTATCAAAACACTGTCAAACAAACAATCTTTTATAGTACTGTAGCATTCAAACTCAGCATTCACATGGGTCTTACTTTCCGTGCACTTCCTGTGACTAATTTATTACATTCTTTTCACCCTAAAATTAGCGTCAGTAATAAattgtatttctcattttaatacCTTATTGGTAGAAATTCAAAACCAGGATTGTGTGAAAGGTGAAACATTATTACTAATGAGTATTATCACCTTTTGCATTTAATATACTAGATTTGGCAATACAAGACATACAGTACTGAAGAGCCTAATTTCACTTGACAGATTTACAACCATGAGGATTCCATTCGTATTAAGCTAAATGAATTGAATTCCATGTGTCTGTAAATGAATAAGCACACAGTTACATCTTGTCACACAGAATTGTAGAAGATATTGTACTCTACCTGGAAGTTTAAGATCTCCAATTCGGATAATGTGAGGCCAGTGCTGAAGCGTTTTAGCAAAAAAAGGATTTGTCACCCCTAGAATGACAGATGGTCtagaaaaataatgacaatatttaaaatatgacatatttaaaatatgtcttaACAAATAACAAAAGGCCAACTTTAATTCTtaacttgaaattattttccttttgtgttggAGTTACATTTGAAGTTGCATGTAAAAGCACAGTATGTTTGTCAGTTTTTAACTTTAAGAAGATAGCAAGACCGAGGTATCATAAAGTCCAAATGGTAGAGGAGAATAAAAGTGATGACATCTGCTTACTCTTGGCTAAATTCTTCCCACTTGCAATCATGAGAACAAAGTATtgtctgactttttttttaaatgagcagGAATCTGACCCATATTTGAAAGCcaaattgctgcttttcaagGTTAGATTACCACAAACTCCCAGTACTTTAATGCACATGTCAGTGTGACTGCTGCATGCATGAGACTTTAGTGGAGCTCTGTCAAATTGCTCCCCTCTCActaaagataataaaatacacagaatcTGCATCATCTGGATCCTTCTCAGAGCCATTGCATTCAAAGCCCATTTgcaatctttcctttttctcttgttttctgtaagaaagcCAGAGCAATTCTGGCTTTGTTTCAAATCTTAACGTACATACTGAACAACCTTGGTATTCTGCTACAGAGAAACAGATGCAATTTTTAAACATGGGTTACTACAATTCAACCAAATTCTTCCTGCAAGTATTTTTAGAAGCTAAATTACATACTGCATAACCATTCCCATGGAATACAATCAGAAACACAGCGCCTGTGTTTGTATGTTTTTCCACTGCTGTATCTCTGGCAATATTTTTGCttagaggaaaaacaggaaaaaaaaaccccaaaccatgaaacaaacaaaaagcacgACCACCACCACTGCCTATTCAGACATTAGAAAAAATGTATAGGGATCAGTGAATCTAACACATGCTCTCCATTCCCAACTCAAAGTGCATTTAAATAACATACAATAAGAAATATTGGAGGTGTGCACTCTCAAAATAAAGGCTACAGTTaaggggggtggtggggaggaaggaagtgTGTCAAAGCAGtttcaacagaaatgtttttgtagACTTATGCTCTTAAAAACCAATCTTAATTTCTGAATGATTTACAACATTTTCTTATAAATTTAGtgcaaatatatttgctttttcaattaTTGTCAAAACTACGACACTGATTGGATTAACTTTACAGAACAGCTGTATGGATGTTgaattctagaagtcatttTGTTTAGTAATTGCTTAAAACTACAAACAATTATGGAACAATTTCCCAAGGAGCTACAAGGAACCTGGCATAGCACAGACAAACCCTTATGGAAAAGCCAAACTTATTCTGTACACAAATATCCTATGAAACTCAAACGTGGTTTAATTATGACATTGTTTCATAACTTTTTTAGGCTATCTAACTGGAGTGAAAAACTTAAAAACCAGCTACTTATTGCGCTATATAAAGGTAAGCCTTATTTATAAGGAGTATAATTCTCTAATGACAGAAATTCAGAATAGTTAAGCAATATCTTAAAACAAAGTTATGAGTAGCTTTGAGCAACACCTTCACAACAAAATTTGATTTACTTACGGGGCTTGTGTGCGAGTTGTATATTCTTTGAATTCACTGTCATGGATGGTGAAGTACGGCCTGAAATCACTGCAGTACTTTAATGGTGAAATACAACTGCAAGGTAGAAAAAGGATAAGCTTGTATGTGTACAGTGCAGAACCTCATGGGAGACACAAGCAAATCTAAAATTTGTAATGCTTTGTTATATACAGATCAAATGTTGCACTCAGCTGCAATGTACAATGGCTTGGTCGTTAGTTAGGAAGCTCCATGACATTTACCTAACAAGTGCCAACACGGTTTCTGAAGACTCTGATGGGGATGGTGCCATCACAACAAGTGGTTCTCCCAGCAGTACTAGTTCCCAAAGCATCTGGATGTGAAAGAACACTGGACAGAAACACCTAAAACCAGATTGAGGTATTTTAATACActtaacaaaaccagaagatatACATATTTGATTAAGAACTGGATAAAAAGGAAGTCTGCAGTAGTATTTAACAGTCATTTGAAAAATACGAAATACTCTTGTAAAATGGAACATTTAATTAACTTGCTTATTTATTGCTATTTCAGCCCACATGTTGTCTGAACTGATTTTTAGCCagctttacagaaaaagaatattaaacaATACTGATAAATGTTAGCTTGCAAGCTACAAGATACATGTTATGGAACCATCACACATTTTTGACTTGTGGGAATTCACAACTAGAAATAAATCAGTCCAAACTCCTACCTGAAAAGATCTACTTCATGAACAGTTGGTAAAGCCATGGAGATCTGAGCATCTGCCTAAAAGACATCGCAATGCTTGGTTTTTTTAGTCATCAGAATTCCTAGGtattaaatgaaatagtttcccTTAAATGCTTACAGACAGTAGATGGTATATACCCTGATTATTTACTACTGAAGTATACACTACATCATCTCCACAAGTAACTCTTTGTGTGTGCTAACAGAAAGATTacccccaacacacacacaccatctATAGGCATGTGACTTGCAGGCCAGAAAAGATTGAAAATACTTAGGCTGTTTTAAACAAGAGTCACACAGCACGTGAAAGCACAGACAGATTTGGTTTATATCCACCTTCTATGACTAAAAATTTTTAACTCAATTTTcatcctcagaaaaaaaaaacccaaaccaaacccaaaccagtttaGTATAGTTTCACCCATTAAAAGGATGTTTAAGTTTAGTAATTTTGTTTGCCAACTATCCTCTTCCAGGAGCTGCACATCCCTTTTCTATAGTACTCGGGGTAACTGGGATAGAATACCTTTTCTATGAAGAATCCAACTCTAGACTCCTCCACTCAAAAGTTTCAAAGACTGTGGATTTCATTATTATCAAAGTATATGAGGATTTGCTATCAATCTTTTATGAACAAGTTTAACCTAAAAGAACGAAGGCAGATATTTAGCTCTGACTTGGGGTTATATACAACAGAAGTATCTAATCTCTACCTGGTGCATGTTCTGCACTACCGGCGTTGTTCCAGGCTTGTCACGGTATGTTGGAATTCGcaactaggaaagaaaaagaaagatttttttttcccttgcatcAAATTCAGCAGAGACTTAAAATGCTGACTTACAGACAAGATGCAACATTTAAAGATGATATACTACAGTATGATGGTTGATTATCTCTATAGAACAACCACATAATAGTGAATACATAGCTGAAGACTTCAGATCATCGCTACAGAAATCAATATGCAACACTATGTAGTACTGCATTGCCAGTTGAATATTAGAACATAAAAATTGTACCTCAGTTAAAAAAGACTTGATAACATTAGTCTCAACTAATTTCaataaaagtacatttaaatGTTGGAGAGAATGATCTGAAATCAGGTTGTGGGGTTTTAAGGTGGTACAGaattacatttagaaaaattCCTCTCTTAAAATCAGACATCCTGGTGGGTATAAGGCAGAATCCAAACAGACTGAacaacataaatacattttgctgACCTCAGTCTGCATCTAAAAGTCGTGATTGCAACAAATTTAATCACACTGGAAACTGGTGTGCACAAATGGATGCAATTTATACTCAACAATTAAAAGTGACTGCCCAGACTGTGAAAAACCAGGGGCAATATCACTGAAGACAGTAATTATGGCTTTACTCAGCTTAGGAATGCAATTTCAACTCCCATGGATAATTACAGGCAAGAGAAATGCAGGCAGTACTCTAACAAGACATATCTGACACTCACCATTATcacccagcacccagagcaCTGCTTTATTAAATCTGTGCTTTCAGAACAGCTTCAGAaacttctccttcctctccctggcAATGCACATGCATCTAGCCATAAACTAAGGAGTATCTACTAAGAATGTACTTCCGACTATAACCTCTGGATCCATCAAATCcatttaattgcatttcatACAAAGATGCTATGGCTGCCAGAGGCCCAGTTCCTAAGCACCATTTAACTTCTACAGTTCCTCCCCACGCACTTTAATACACCTTTAATAGCTTTCTTcaaacatatttcattttcattgaaaattatCAACAGaccaaaaaattaatttctggtgTGGGGgccaaaaaaataattttcttgtcaAACTTTGGGAACAAGCATGATTTTCATcaatatatttaatttgtttgatTGGAACTTAATTCTCAGTATTTTGAAGTGTTACTTAACATTTGATTTGGCAAACATAATTAGCATTAAAGTCTCCTAGAATTCCCAAAGGATAATATAGACACTGCAATTAGTAGCTGTATTGAAACATTGCTTTTTAATATCTACAAAAATGACATGTTAACCTATGCACCAAAgatcctcctctcttcccccaaTTGAGGAACCTAATCAAGATCTCCCAGACCTTCACTCTGAGTCGAGCACACATCTATTCCTATTCTGAAGTAGGAGATGCTGAAAACAAGGCAGAATATGGTGAGTACCTACACAGTaaatggaggggaaaacacCCTCAGAGTAAAATAAGTGGAGTACTTACCTTCATTATAATACCCATAACAGgcaaatgcagtattttcccTGGAATTGGTGGTGGCCAACGATCAACATCACTAcaaacttaaagaaaataaagtataatttaaaacaagtttATATATGCTCATGATACTGTAGTCACCTCTGTGTACATGGCAATTTTCAGTTAGTGCTGATAGCCCACAAAACTGCTACTTACCACTTGAGCACTCTAAACTCTAAAGTAGTTTTACAGCCTTTTTGACATTCTTAATGTATTATTTGGTTAGGACTATAGAGTTTTTCACTTCGAGAAAACAGTACCCTCTTGTCTTCCATTTTTTGGTAACAACTAGACTTGCCATTAgttgaagaaatgttttatgagAAATCATTCAAGTACATATTAAgaaacttggaaaagaaaatgcacgTTTATGCACATTAGCCACTGTAGAACAGATAAACACAAgtagttaagaaaaaaagctgccttTCTAGCTTGGCTAGAAAGTTTTTCAGCATTCTGTTGTAAATAATTATGAATATCAGTACTAATACTAGTAGTTTTTGCAGAGCTTATTTTGTTCATAATACAATCTGTCAAAACCCCCTGTTTCTCTAcaggtcattaaaaaaatactattccTTCATCAAGAATGGTTTCCACAAATTGCCACTTGGTGAAAGCACAGAGACACGAATGTTACGTAGGGCAGACACAGCACAAGGACTAGACACTTCTAGGCAAAGAGCAAATCACTTTCCCATCTGGCCCTCTCTGGCTCCTAAAGTTCTACAGTAAGGCTGAGGCAGCTGTtaccagtgctgctctgctgcttcttccctttgctcaaagaaaaaaagccaaaggaaaccaaaaccaaaaccaaccaaccaaaaaaacaaatcacacaaaaaacccccacgcAAGATGACATTTGTACACTTGCTTAAAGGCTGTCAGAACACCTAAAAGGACTCAATTTTGAAGAGTGCAAACTAAGGATTGCCATCAGCTACTTGTGCTGAACAGTGGTCCtgaaacaaaccacaaaaccctaGGTGTCTTTTAGGGGGGAGCTTCAACTCTCCCATGGAGGATCCAAAATTAGATTAGCTCTGTTCAATGATCTAGAAATCAAGCCAGATTGCTAAAGTTTCAACCCTCTACCCTGCAAGAAGACAGAAACACAAACTAGAATGTGAAAGTGGTGTTTGGTATCTTTCTAAAAGAAGTATGTGATATTCTAAGAGCTCTTCCAGAACAACAGAATAGTACCAGTACCTGCTTCCAGGAAAGCTTCACTTTTTTCAAAGTA comes from Strigops habroptila isolate Jane chromosome 11, bStrHab1.2.pri, whole genome shotgun sequence and encodes:
- the DENND6A gene encoding protein DENND6A isoform X3, which encodes MKILLNGCFHRSWEYLQVIYPPHSKLTDKEKTNICYLSFPDSNSGCLGDTQFCFRFRRSPGRKVSFCCFLDQLDRDLPVYLKKDPAYYYGYVYFRQVRDKSLKRGYFQKSLVLISKLPYVHLFRTMLKQIAPEYFEKSEAFLEAVCSDVDRWPPPIPGKILHLPVMGIIMKLRIPTYRDKPGTTPVVQNMHQADAQISMALPTVHEVDLFRCFCPVFFHIQMLWELVLLGEPLVVMAPSPSESSETVLALVSCISPLKYCSDFRPYFTIHDSEFKEYTTRTQAPPSVILGVTNPFFAKTLQHWPHIIRIGDLKLPGEVPKQVKVKKLKNLKTLDSKPGVYTSYKPYLNKDEEIVKQLQKGVQQKRPTEAQSVILRRYFLELTESFIIPLERYVASLMPLQKCISPWKSPPQLRQFSQDDFMKTLEKAGPQLTSGLKGDWIGLYRHFLKSPNFDGWFRSRQKEMTQKLEALHLEALCNENLVFWSQKHTEVETVDLVLKLKNKLLQADREHLPVKTDTLKKLQTHINDIILALPDDLQDILLKTGTT
- the DENND6A gene encoding protein DENND6A isoform X2, which encodes MSLRERSPGRAAEDGEDAAGALAEPDGSERCLSLLPWDRFSAWLHCVCVVGFDLELGQAVEVIYPPHSKLTDKEKTNICYLSFPDSNSGCLGDTQFCFRFRRSPGRKVSFCCFLDQLDRDLPVYLKKDPAYYYGYVYFRQVRDKSLKRGYFQKSLVLISKLPYVHLFRTMLKQIAPEYFEKSEAFLEAVCSDVDRWPPPIPGKILHLPVMGIIMKLRIPTYRDKPGTTPVVQNMHQADAQISMALPTVHEVDLFRCFCPVFFHIQMLWELVLLGEPLVVMAPSPSESSETVLALVSCISPLKYCSDFRPYFTIHDSEFKEYTTRTQAPPSVILGVTNPFFAKTLQHWPHIIRIGDLKLPGVYTSYKPYLNKDEEIVKQLQKGVQQKRPTEAQSVILRRYFLELTESFIIPLERYVASLMPLQKCISPWKSPPQLRQFSQDDFMKTLEKAGPQLTSGLKGDWIGLYRHFLKSPNFDGWFRSRQKEMTQKLEALHLEALCNENLVFWSQKHTEVETVDLVLKLKNKLLQADREHLPVKTDTLKKLQTHINDIILALPDDLQDILLKTGTT
- the DENND6A gene encoding protein DENND6A isoform X1; the protein is MSLRERSPGRAAEDGEDAAGALAEPDGSERCLSLLPWDRFSAWLHCVCVVGFDLELGQAVEVIYPPHSKLTDKEKTNICYLSFPDSNSGCLGDTQFCFRFRRSPGRKVSFCCFLDQLDRDLPVYLKKDPAYYYGYVYFRQVRDKSLKRGYFQKSLVLISKLPYVHLFRTMLKQIAPEYFEKSEAFLEAVCSDVDRWPPPIPGKILHLPVMGIIMKLRIPTYRDKPGTTPVVQNMHQADAQISMALPTVHEVDLFRCFCPVFFHIQMLWELVLLGEPLVVMAPSPSESSETVLALVSCISPLKYCSDFRPYFTIHDSEFKEYTTRTQAPPSVILGVTNPFFAKTLQHWPHIIRIGDLKLPGEVPKQVKVKKLKNLKTLDSKPGVYTSYKPYLNKDEEIVKQLQKGVQQKRPTEAQSVILRRYFLELTESFIIPLERYVASLMPLQKCISPWKSPPQLRQFSQDDFMKTLEKAGPQLTSGLKGDWIGLYRHFLKSPNFDGWFRSRQKEMTQKLEALHLEALCNENLVFWSQKHTEVETVDLVLKLKNKLLQADREHLPVKTDTLKKLQTHINDIILALPDDLQDILLKTGTT